In one window of Prionailurus bengalensis isolate Pbe53 chromosome B3, Fcat_Pben_1.1_paternal_pri, whole genome shotgun sequence DNA:
- the LOC122468121 gene encoding LOW QUALITY PROTEIN: alpha-1-antiproteinase 2-like (The sequence of the model RefSeq protein was modified relative to this genomic sequence to represent the inferred CDS: inserted 1 base in 1 codon) — translation MPSSFTWGLLLSAGLCCQVPGSLXHASKPHLQAPSPSIAPKLAKCAFGWHHELAHHSNNNITCSPMSVAIAFSMLSLGTNGDTRTQILQGLDFNFKETPEANIYKGLQRLDSQCQLTARSIPFIDKNWKQVHTFSEEVRKLDPSEAFSVHFRDNKEAKKWINQYIEKETQGKTVDFIKDLGKDTALVLVNYIFFHGRLYPQLELVQKETCKNVLKHLVSKLSLTVRDGIGPKAVLSIDENVTDYSGATPSEGSTWSKHLSVKFNRSFLVIIRDESTNIPLFVGKMVNPMQK, via the exons ATGCCATCCTCCTTCACGTGGGGCCTCCTCCTGTCGGCAGGTCTGTGCTGTCAGGTTCCCGGCTCCC CACACGCTTCCAAGCCTCATCTGCAGGCACCCTCCCCCAGCATAGCCCCCAAACTGGCCAAGTGTGCCTTCGGCTGGCACCATGAACTGGCTCATCACTCCAACAACAACATCACCTGCTCCCCCATGAGCGTCGCAATAGCCTTTTCGATGCTCTCCCTGGGGACCAACGGTGACACTCGCACCCAGATCCTGCAGGGCCTAGATTTTAACTTCAAGGAGACACCTGAGGCCAATATCTACAAAGGCTTACAGCGTCTCGACAGCCAATGCCAGCTGACCGCCAGAAGTATACCATTCATCGACAAGAATTGGAAGCAAGTACATACGTTTTCGGAGGAGGTCAGGAAGCTGGACCCCTCAGAAGCCTTCTCCGTCCACTTCAGAGACAACAAAGAGGCCAAGAAATGGATCAACCaatatatagaaaaggaaaccCAAGGGAAAACTGTGGATTTCATCAAAGATCTTGGCAAAGACACGGCTCTTGTTCTGgtgaattacattttctttcatggTAGGCTTTACCCCCAGCTTGAGCTGGTTCAAAAGGAAACATGCAAAAATGTTCTGAAACATTTAGTTAGTAAACTTTCCTTGACGGTCAGGGACGGGATAGG GCCTAAAGCTGTGCTGAGCATCGATGAGAATGTGACAGACTATTCTGGAGCCACGCCTTCGGAAGGGAGCACCTGGTCTAAGCATCTGTCCGTCAAGTTCAACAGGTCCTTCTTAGTCATCATCAGGGATGAGAGTACCAACATTCCCCTCTTTGTGGGAAAGATGGTGAACCCCATGCAAAAATAA